The Gossypium arboreum isolate Shixiya-1 chromosome 6, ASM2569848v2, whole genome shotgun sequence DNA window AGCATGTGTTCATCAACTTTGTGATGAGCTGAATGTGGTAACGTTAAGCATCTAAAATCCAAAGCAAATTTGCACTCTCCACATCTGAATGCACCATGCCCACAACTATTGCCACAATCATTACATTTCTCTTTGCATTTGAAATCAAAAAAGAGGAAGTGTTGGTGTCCTTCACATTTAATGATATCATCAACTTTAGCACACCTTAAGCACATGCcccaaaaattttcaattttgtaGAAGAAACCACTACAATATTGATAGCAAAAGTCACAGTATTGGACGTCTTTGAAGCAAAGGATGGCACTGCCTTTATCAAACCAATGTTGCTTGATTCTTGGAAATTCAGCACAGGTTTTATGAAGAAAAAAGAGGCATTGTAAATAATAATAGAAGAGAGTAGAGATAGATAGCATGCATCCATCACATTTTCTATCCATTTCCTCCTCCATCTTGTTTGCTAACACCAAGCAATGTTGATGACTGAAATGTTCAATCTTTGTATCTTCCCCAACTTCATTCACCTCAATAACATGAATGATGGAAGACTGCATAGGTTTTTCATAAAGCTCCTCACATTGTTTTTCTTCCTCAATTACCTTGTACAAATATTTATCCTCTAAGACACAATTCACATAGACAACATAACTGCAACCTTGCTTTACACAAGAGTAACTCCCACGATTTAGTTTCACTTCATTGAAACAAATCTTGCAATTTTTCCTTGTAAGATCTTCAAGAAAATATTTGTGAAAAATGCAGTGAACATGCCGTGACAATTTGATAATGCGTGGGAGTTGTGTGCAGTCTTTATGGACCATGAAGTTGCATGTCAaacatatatgtaacaccccaaacccgagaccatcgccggtgtcggacccgagggttaacaaaccaagttcacatgtttttgcccaccaatttgacatttccagtcaggctggaaaactgcgtcactgtcgccttaaaaatcatatctcgagtttcaaaactcggaaactggtttcgtaaattttccctgaatttagactcatatatccatccatggatttatttctaggattttttgtcgggccaattggtacagtttattagttaaagttacccctgttacagggatcgactgctctgaccttcgcgcggtataacttgaatatctctctgtacagggctttaatactggtgtcgtttgtttctaatgaaactagactcaaaatggaatctgtacatataaggtatatctcctaattctttttggataatttatagtgaatttttaaagttgcgacagggaacccagaaaccattctggccctgtctcacaatagctttaatatctcttaacctgaaactcctatgaccgtttcgtttcttccatatgaaaatagactcatcaaggttcatttacatagcttattcactatctaattccattcctatgaattttggtgatttttcacattcatgccactgcagctggcagcatctgttttaagataggacttacctatttggtggtctccatgattcaactagccttaccatacataggttcatatatgatcattttaaccatgccaatggctgatcatatgaccaacattcccatttccaagccatagccacatcatgacacaaaatatatacatacaacccgcaattagtctaagttcatgcttcccttttcgagccattttcgcacggccgtacatacttacattacaacatatttaacaaacaagggtagtcctatacatgccatctcaagttcaaccaaaatttataccaaaatggaggcttgatagtgtggatgacttcgacttcaacgatcccaaatccgattgcctcgagcgaaatctagaaaactaagagccaaagcaacggggtaagcatttttatgcttagtaagtctcaaggaatataatgaactataaatttacagcaatacattcacatagccaaatgcatcatttcattaatacacattcttacttcatacttcatcattatataagttcgcaaagcatcaatcaattcaataactgaaattcattagtcgattgagcgaatgttgctcaaacacgccgactttccaatgcacatataacgtaccttatcctttgggctttccgagtgtactaattaaattcatttcggcaaccaacactcacctccagcccaagattcttcggaatataaccggatttaatcacgtgcacaaatgccttcgggtcttagcccggatagagtaactcgcacgaatgccttcgggccttagcccggatatagccactagcacaattgccttcgggtcttaacccggatataatttccagcatagttgtcttcgggcttagcccggatatcattcaatttctcatgcacacatacatcaataatcattggacatacatatttcattttcgttactaaggctcaaacacaattataatcattagcatattcgccttcgggacttagcccgggtggaattcaaatactcatacacacataatcaataatcatacacatccatatttcatctcacataattcaagtaaggtcacttcttgaggacttacctcggatgttgtcgaacggctttttggctattcgatcaccttttccttcccttgtccaattgtggccctcttagctcttgagctaattcaaacaaattcaatttattaaaacctcattgtgcttgcttatggccgaatatgacaaggattttaaatggtcatatggccactctttagcttgaatacacaatggtcatgcacattttatactacatcaagcaattcaatacaatttatttgagcatcaaggaaatgctaaggccttcaataggctacccaaggccgaatattcatgtacatgttgaggtcaattttgcacttaatacctcacaaaacagcatgcaatctactaattaatgctttgcacattgtggcccaaaacttatattatagcatcaagcacttatatgtgtgctaggcgaattgtgcttgcaatttcacaagcattcttccacattttcttctttaaatcaatatattcatcacttagttcataaccaaacataatgtgcaatcatatatatgcatatatgagcatggccgaattttcaaggtgtccatagccatccaaaacacaaatttttaactaacatgcaagaagcatgaatcatgctcaagaatgcatcatggcgaatatgacaatcatgctccttttcaactttaatcatgataaaacaaagagaaaactcaaaatcttactcatgaatagaaaatccatcattgcatgcatcatcatcaagcttcacacttagcatgcaatggctttatcaccataacaactttgcccaaataccatttccatggcataacaaagatttgagccatggctaacatgcacatcaagttagtaaccaagtcatgcatgaaactccaaacacaacctcatacataccttaatcttggtacaagtatggccaaatctccttctagttctcttctaaaccaaaaatggagcaaaaatcctttcttcctccttatgattttcgccaaaagatgagaaaggatgaacaaattttttgttttctcttcttggttgcacggcaatgggggaatgctactctctcacacacattttttttcattcttttcttacccatgcttatttgtttatgatttctcctaatgcccaacaaaacatgtttcatgacatgtttagcccatatcactttgtcatggccggccatcacttgtaaaaagggaaatttgacatgcaagtccattattttgcatgcatgctttaattagtcatcacatatttccctatcgtactttcaaagttcactagtaagtcctttcttataaattagcacctaattaataaaaatcgagacacgaaatatgtacgcataccaattccacatacaataagcacggaatataacacttaattattcttgtgactcggtttcgtggtcccgaaaccactctccgactagggtcacattcggggtgtcacaatatataagaaatataattTCCCTTGATGTCACATGCATCACAAATGAATGAACCTTGTCTCCAAAGCAAGGAGAATGGATGTTGATGGCGTCTTTGATCTTCAACAGTGGACCTCAACAAAGCACATCCAAAATTGATGTTAAAATGGCAAAGAAAACAACAATAAAAGTGCCCAAAATGCTCATTTTGGCATAGGTTGCAAAAGCAATCACTATGACTATAATTAAGAAACAGAGAGTGCATGTGATATGAAGGGTGGTTAATTTTAGTGGATAACTCATCAAGGCATTTCTTGTGAATGATAAATGATTGACAATCAAAACAAACATATATAGCATCTATCAATAGTTCATGACACCAGGAGCAGTTGAATCTTTTGAGTACATCTACGGTCATAGGACTTTCTATTAAGGTCAATGGATGTTTGTGGATGTCATGTTTGGAGTGTTGACTAAACTTATATGAAGAAGATAATTTAGCACATTTGACGACAAGGGAAAAATAACATATCCTACATTCATAAAAAAACATGTTAGGTTTTTCCTTGCATAATGCACAACCAAATACCCAGTCATCATTAGGATGTGGCCTTTGTTGAAGAAAAAAACCTGCATTTGAGTGTCGAGGATGGAGAGGGTGATTAGGAATTACAAGGGGTGCCTTTGCACATTGCTTGTGAAGGTGATAATTGCAATGAATACAAGTGAAGCATGGAGCTGAAAGCAGTTCCCCACATCCATCGCAGTAAGCTTTGAGACCTTCATTGCTTTGCTCTGCCAATAACACCAAGGGATGTTCCACATGAAAAGGATGCTGAAATTGTTACACCGACTTGTCGTGTCTCTCATCCTCATTCTTGCTCACACTCACACTCACACTCACACTCACACTCACACTCACACTCTCACTCTCATTCTCATTCTCACTCTCATTCTTATTCTCGTTCACACTCTCACTCAAACTCACATCCTCACTCTCACTCACACTCTCATTCTCGTTCTTCATCTCCATTGATTTGTGTGTTTGTGAGAAATGAAGGATATGAATGAGATAATAGGaatgaaagaagagaaaaagatggATAAAAAGAAAGGATAATTTTGAATTTGAGTAATGATTGGAAAATGGAAGTTTGAGGAGTTATGGTTTAAGAGAATTATTTCTCATTTTCCTGCTGTGTTGTGTTTTGccaattatcttcacttttcatttttaataaattattttattttattgagaaaacaaaagaaaaagtaataatatatttttatttgaacaTGCATTAGTGTAAATTAAAGTGTTTGAAATTCAGAAAAAAGATTCGAATAACATTTTAAAAGTGATTTAGTAGATTTGAATTCAAAGCATGATgttatttacttaatttttttatacCATATTATGTGGCTTAAGTTGATACATCTGAAGATTGAAAAAGCAGTTAAACAAAGGCAAATCAAGTCTATTGTGTTATGAgaattaagaaaagaaaagaaaattgaaaagtgGCTAAAATTACAACAATTTTTTTATCacaaattattttgaaaattattcaaaataatagaaaattgcaaaaattataataattatataaatttaatatatatatatatatatatatatatatataatatctacAATTTTACATACACCTCAACTGTCACTTACTTTCTCAACTTATTTTCTCATCTTAGTTTACATCTTAAAACACTCTCCTGTTAATGATAAACACAAAGCGTACAAGTTTTGGGGGTTCTGTAGTGGACGAGCACAACAAATAACTTCAAGGATCAAATGATGgttaattttcaaattaaaaaataattttttaatcatatacttttaatttgttttttatataattttacactttttataatattttattaataactttctataattttcatatttgttacaattttttttgtaattcatataatttttataatttatctaaaattaaactttcttataattttttcacttttctatattttataatattttaaatatttttcttaatttttatagttttatttttatttatataatattaattgtttttacaaaatttaatatttttaataacttttatattttttccatttatatcatttttattttcttaattttttcttttatatatttttacaatttgttgctttttttaaaatttgtatataTTTGTTTAcgattttctataatttttatgatttttaatataatatGCGAGATTTCACCATGTGGCACAATCCTAGTGTGTCAAGTAATGAAAACAATTCCCAAAATGATGTCTTTACTCTTTAACAGTTGATcataaaatttaatagttaaaatgctcaattgattaaaattttaatatttaaaggcTTAAtagatcaaaaataaaaataaaagcttaATTGAGTTTTTAAGAAAAAAAGATTAGGGTCTCTAAAGACATGTTAgccttaatttttatattatagttAATTTTCTTTAATGCATAAGAGGTAtgatatgagtaatattaatcTGTTATAAAAAAAATCCTAACAAGGCACAAAAGTCAAACACTTAACCATAAAAGTATATTATAAATGTAAAGTAGGCACCAAACACAAATTGTGTACCAACTCCTTACCAAGTAATTAAAGAAACTATATGAATTAGTCCTCCGACATCTCTttcatataataattaattaaaaataaggaATATTACAATAAATTCTAGCAAGTAAGGTATTTGTAAGAGTAACTTGAAAGCTTCAGATGCTAAAGTATATGAAGGgttatcatttaaaaaaaagatAATAAAGTAGTGTGCTTTGCTTAATTGCAACTACTAATCACTTTGCTTTTTCTAGTTAAAGGGCCTCTCTTctattatatttcaaaatttataaataggTTTTAAGCATATGAATGATAATTATAAgggtaaattatttaattatcatctaattattagtatatttttgttttggttactaaattataaatatttttaattttatcactAATGTTATCGTTCATTTTTGTTTTGGTCACCCGCCCACTTCACCAGTTAAATTGTTAATGGAAATTGTGCGGTGAGCTTTTTTACTTggtataacaacatatttagtccTTTAACACTTATATATTCCATCAAATTAGCTCTAATTCTAAACAATGCAACAAGTTTAATCCTCCATATTTACAAATTGTATCAATTTATTTCTCAAACAAAACAATAatatcaattttaataaaatatttgatcCTGTTgagaaaaaaaacaaataaaagaaataaaatatatatttgggAAATAATCTCATGCAAACTTGGATAGTGTTTAGAAAGTCACCTAGTAATTAGATTTGGGTATAATTGCTTATAGTTATACAATGGTAACATATTTGGGTAACCATTGTAATTAGTAAATCTCAGCAAATTGGATGTAACTGGAACACTCCAATTATACTTTCAAATTCTTAGGAGGGATGGTGAGAATTGGAATAATTACACTCAAATTCATTTTTTAATGGTGAGGATTGGAGTAATTACGCCTATAAATTTTTGGGATGATTATGGCTAAAAATTCTTATATTACAAATCCTacaaatttatattataaaaatattttgtgcattttataaaattataacaaaaatattatttaaatctaAAAGATCTAAAATTATGACAAAAAGATTATTGAAAATTATTTAcatgttataaaaatattataatattttttatttataaaattatggtTAAGTATGGACATAACTTACTTTATGtgttaatgatatatattataaatataatatacttattcataaaaattgttataaatttttttatgataacttatttataaaaaataagttTTTAAAGTTAAGGCAAAAATTATATAGAAGCATTATAAAAGATTTAgacaatttataaaatatttttatataaaaaaaggtTGGACAATACTAGCatgttaaatatttcataatttcaatCATAGGTGGAATTAAAATGACCCATACTTCTTAGAGTATATGGAAGAAGAAGATCTCGATAATCTTAACGATGTAGATTCAAATTTAGATGATTATTTTTGTTACTTGTTTGAGGATTATTTTCTTAtactaataaaattttatattaatttatattcttaaaatataaatgacaaaattatataattataatttgtacTACCAAACATAACCTAGGGAATTGCAATGTAATTACACTTTGACAGCCAAACTTATTTAGGAATTACAATTGTTTGtaattacaaaatattataattacTACATTAATAATTGCACTTTCATTCAATTACTTTCTATTTTCTAAATTGATATAAATCTAATACTTGTCATTTTGCATAAAGGATTTGAATTAATCTGATATTTTTGTCTCATGTACAGAGAATATGTCTTTATTAGTGTATATTTACATATCGAAAgtttttttacataaaaataaataaatatttttaagttactcaaaatttaataagtatgatctacttgaataaaatatgaaataagatGATTGAATTAtctaaaattataacaaaatattataaaaattcaaatatgtacaaattcaaaaaataaaaataaatgctaaactataaaaatagtcacctaactatttttttatttagttactcaacttttgaaattaaatattttagtcactctcCGTTAGTTGCCGTTAGATGAGTGATGGAAAGCTGACATGGGTTTAATAGCAAATTTAGCCCTCCAATGTTTATACaatctatcaatttgatcttaaatctaaaattctaaaatatttaaccctcaacatttataaaGTTTATCATTTTAGTTTGAATtctaaaattcaataaattttgcTCCTAACATTTATATAATAGATAACTtcatatataaaaattttgtaaataatatattttataatgtaGTCTAATATATTGtagtattaattatatattatgtataaacTATTATGATAAATTTATTCACTATAAAAAAggaaattaaaattgaataataaaaaactaatttataatatattaattatttatagttAGCACAAATGCTTTAATAATGATTAGGAAATTTATATTAGAACTATAtttgaattatcaaaataattcacataacattattatttattactttgAATAATGATATTTTTACTAATTAGATTAAATAAAACTATGTTGTGGATTGAATATAGTAAAAATACCTTAATTATGATTTCacatttgtttattattataatatttgaatcgTTAAAcaagttaatatattttaattttttcaataatttaaataatgaaTATTATTTTACACCAATTATCACAATTAAAAAtagattattttaaaatttaattaaattattaagcaCATAAAATCATGTATAATGTATGTAATGTTAAAACTAATATATAGAAGGCGAGTTTAGAGAAAATTTTGAACTGATTAATATAACttttattattcattataatattgagaattttcattttaatacttttatttataagatttataaataaaaatttacttgATAAAAATGAACTCATGAGTGATAATTGATTATATTAAAAgacttttattaaataattattatatttccattaaataaaatttttaattatttgtatatattgtatatataaaattttatagataatacatttatataatctaatcaaatatatcataattatattaattatatattatctacaaatttttatattagatttattaattataaagaaaagaaaagaaaacaaagttgGATATTAACACTATTAGGAATTTTTATTAACACTATTTTTTTAATGATAAAaacaatttatataatttaattatgttCAACCATTCAAATAATGAAGATTAGTTTAcagtaattaaaaatatattattttacaaattaattaaaattaactgtacattttaaaatttttgttgaaaatggattttatatgatataaaaacaatttaataaatgttttaataattaatagtaAAAAAATTGCTGGGGCTTAATTGTCATTGTATGGATAGTTGCAGGTTTttagttttctttcttcttctgtcaaacataaaccctaaacccttattAACAAAAAACAACTTACTTTGTATTTTTATGGTTAGCACCAAGAAAAATAAAAGCAATTCCATTTCTTGAATAATGGCAAGGTTCGATCAATTAGAAAACATGTACGATGTGGGATTGAAGCCAGTGATGCTTCGCAGTCTGATTAGACAATATCTTCCTGCCGAGAACCACCCTCTCAATCTCAACAACAGCTGTTTTGAGCTGCCAAGCCTGGTTTCCATCCTCCAAACTCACTGTCTCTTGTCTGAATTGGACTCCCAATCCATCGATCCAAAGCTCATTAACACCTGGAAATCAGCCGTCGATGATTGGCTCAGTTGCTTATTATCGCTGCTCTCTAGCGATATGGTATGTTTCAATTCTTTCtttttgagtttttaaatgttttCATTTTTCCTGTTTAAAATGAATGACCCGTGattatttcacattttcttttccctgaaaataaactATTGTTCTAGCTCTGAGCTGTGGGTTATGAAGCATCACTCTGTTAATTTGTTTTTTTGTTACTAATGTGTAGTTTCTGTTTTCGCAAGTTGAAGAATTAAAATTTGAGATTTCTTTTATtgatgaaagaaaaaagaagTTTAATTTGGCTTTATTCTGGTTCATTCTTGTTAA harbors:
- the LOC128293756 gene encoding uncharacterized protein LOC128293756; amino-acid sequence: MVHKDCTQLPRIIKLSRHVHCIFHKYFLEDLTRKNCKICFNEVKLNRGSYSCVKQGCSYVVYVNCVLEDKYLYKVIEEEKQCEELYEKPMQSSIIHVIEVNEVGEDTKIEHFSHQHCLVLANKMEEEMDRKCDGCMLSISTLFYYYLQCLFFLHKTCAEFPRIKQHWFDKGSAILCFKDVQYCDFCYQYCSGFFYKIENFWGMCLRCAKVDDIIKCEGHQHFLFFDFKCKEKCNDCGNSCGHGAFRCGECKFALDFRCLTLPHSAHHKVDEHMLKLTYDVDNEQSYCDICEQKRDPSLWYYSCSICDTSAHPKCVLGQFPFLGDGSRWPYKRSHNHDLYCFRKVEGYPKCSCCGKLCQEEILKCEKSTCNYIIHHECPSY